Proteins encoded by one window of Porphyromonas vaginalis:
- the fmt gene encoding methionyl-tRNA formyltransferase yields MKKDQVRIIFYGTAPFATACLERLVDEGYPIVSVVTAPDKPAGRGHRLQPSAVKVCATKLGLPILQPTNLRDEAFVQQLTELKPTLGVVVAFRMLPREVWSLPPWGTVNIHGSLLPQYRGAAPINWALINGESETGVTLFQLRHEIDTGDIIAASACPIEPEDNFGTLYDKLMALGAELLAHGLSILTQHEGCYPQALPQEEHPDLRPAPKLTKENTRIDWHQSAHEIHNLVRGLAPQPGAWTMLELPNEEPLLVKIYATTLPQQEADERPVGQSLSPRKGQLAVQCGDGLLLIEQLKPQGKKLLSARDWLNGLKVSVEEVRFV; encoded by the coding sequence ATGAAGAAAGATCAAGTCCGCATCATCTTTTACGGCACCGCTCCCTTTGCGACGGCCTGCCTAGAGCGTCTCGTCGACGAGGGCTACCCTATTGTCTCTGTCGTCACGGCTCCTGACAAGCCTGCGGGTCGTGGACATCGCCTGCAGCCCTCGGCGGTCAAGGTCTGTGCGACCAAGCTCGGACTACCTATATTACAGCCGACAAACCTACGAGACGAAGCTTTCGTCCAGCAACTCACGGAGCTAAAGCCAACGCTCGGCGTGGTGGTCGCCTTCCGTATGCTACCTCGTGAGGTGTGGAGCTTGCCCCCGTGGGGGACGGTCAATATACATGGCTCGCTACTCCCGCAGTATCGTGGCGCCGCTCCGATCAATTGGGCACTAATCAATGGCGAAAGCGAGACGGGCGTGACCCTCTTCCAGCTACGTCACGAGATCGATACAGGAGACATCATTGCCGCTTCGGCTTGTCCGATCGAGCCAGAGGACAACTTCGGCACCCTTTACGACAAACTGATGGCTCTGGGTGCTGAGCTACTGGCTCACGGCTTGAGCATACTGACGCAGCACGAGGGTTGCTACCCACAAGCACTACCGCAAGAGGAGCACCCCGACCTGCGCCCTGCTCCTAAGCTTACGAAAGAGAATACGCGCATTGACTGGCACCAGTCGGCGCACGAGATACACAACCTGGTACGTGGCTTGGCACCTCAGCCTGGTGCCTGGACGATGCTGGAGCTTCCCAACGAAGAGCCTCTCCTTGTCAAGATCTATGCGACCACGCTCCCGCAGCAGGAAGCGGACGAGCGACCCGTGGGACAGAGCCTCTCTCCTCGCAAAGGTCAGCTAGCCGTGCAGTGTGGCGATGGATTGCTCCTCATCGAGCAGCTAAAGCCTCAGGGCAAGAAGCTCCTCTCGGCACGTGATTGGCTCAACGGACTCAAAGTCTCTGTCGAGGAGGTTCGCTTCGTCTAG
- a CDS encoding chloride channel protein: MTTTTTRISLLQRFILWREAHISERIFVLILSFIIGILTALAAFALKQLIGTIQHLLMPAIRQANVWYLILPPIGVLLTAGVVKLFIRDDISHGVTKVLGAMSQRKSRIKPHNTWSSLLASSITIGFGGSVGAESPIVMTGAAIGSNTGRLFKLEQRQLMLLVGCGAAGAIAGIFKAPIAGLVFVVEVLLLDLTLSSVLPLLISSVTSATMAYLLTGQQAMFSFYQSDPFTAERIPYVILLGIACGFTSLYFSKVMFALESWLKKRSNFLKRYGISMLILSVAIFLFPPLFGEGYSTLSDLMAGQYSSVTDNSIFASFGSNYWVIFAFLLCTMLVKVFASVATNSGGGCGGLFAPSLFVGGLCGFVFAYALNFFPFIEVYLPQKNFVLMGMAGVMAGVMHAPLTGTFLIAELTGGYNLLLPLMLVAICSYGTIRIFMPHSIYSLRLAQKGELMTHSKDQAVLTVMSIDNVIETDFDKVYPDMTLGELVQVVGRAKRNLFPVVERETDKLLGVVSLDDIRNIMFRPELYDRYKVDRIMVSPPARIQSDMHMDHIMHLFDETKAWNLPVVTPEGQYLGYVSKSKIFNTYREVLNVLSPDE; the protein is encoded by the coding sequence ATGACGACTACGACTACACGCATATCACTACTACAACGCTTCATCCTATGGAGAGAGGCTCACATCAGTGAGCGCATCTTCGTACTGATCTTATCTTTTATCATCGGTATCTTGACCGCCCTGGCTGCCTTTGCGCTCAAACAATTGATCGGCACGATACAGCATCTCCTGATGCCCGCCATACGTCAGGCTAATGTGTGGTACCTGATCCTGCCACCTATTGGCGTCCTGCTGACGGCGGGTGTGGTCAAGCTCTTCATCCGTGACGACATAAGCCACGGTGTGACGAAGGTGCTGGGCGCTATGTCACAGCGCAAGAGTCGTATCAAGCCGCACAACACCTGGTCGTCGCTCCTAGCTAGTTCGATCACCATCGGCTTCGGTGGATCGGTCGGTGCCGAGTCACCTATCGTGATGACGGGAGCCGCCATCGGGAGCAATACGGGACGGCTCTTCAAGCTGGAGCAGCGTCAGCTGATGCTCCTCGTGGGGTGCGGTGCTGCGGGGGCTATTGCGGGGATCTTTAAGGCGCCCATTGCGGGCTTGGTCTTTGTGGTGGAGGTGCTACTCCTCGACTTGACACTGAGCAGTGTGCTACCGCTACTGATTAGCTCCGTCACCTCGGCTACGATGGCTTACCTGCTGACGGGACAGCAGGCGATGTTTTCCTTTTACCAGAGCGACCCTTTCACGGCAGAGCGCATCCCCTACGTGATCCTGCTCGGTATAGCCTGCGGCTTCACCTCGCTCTACTTCTCCAAGGTGATGTTTGCACTGGAGAGTTGGCTCAAGAAGCGCAGCAACTTCCTCAAGCGTTACGGCATCTCGATGCTTATCCTCAGTGTGGCTATCTTCCTCTTTCCACCGCTCTTTGGCGAGGGTTACAGCACGCTCAGCGACCTGATGGCGGGACAGTACAGCTCCGTGACGGACAATAGTATCTTCGCCTCCTTCGGGAGTAACTATTGGGTCATCTTCGCCTTCCTCCTCTGCACGATGCTGGTGAAAGTCTTTGCCTCCGTAGCGACCAATAGCGGCGGCGGATGTGGCGGACTCTTTGCGCCTAGCCTCTTCGTGGGGGGCTTGTGTGGCTTTGTCTTTGCCTATGCGCTAAACTTCTTCCCCTTCATTGAGGTCTACCTACCGCAAAAGAACTTTGTCCTCATGGGTATGGCGGGCGTAATGGCGGGCGTGATGCACGCTCCGCTGACGGGTACCTTCCTCATTGCTGAGTTGACGGGTGGCTACAACCTGCTTCTGCCACTCATGCTGGTCGCTATCTGCTCCTATGGGACGATCCGCATCTTCATGCCTCACAGCATCTACTCACTCCGCTTGGCGCAAAAGGGTGAGCTGATGACCCACAGCAAGGATCAGGCGGTGCTCACGGTGATGAGCATCGACAATGTGATCGAGACGGACTTTGATAAGGTCTACCCCGACATGACGCTCGGCGAACTGGTTCAGGTGGTGGGACGTGCTAAGCGCAATCTCTTTCCTGTGGTGGAGCGTGAGACAGATAAGCTCCTCGGTGTGGTTTCGCTCGATGATATACGCAATATCATGTTTCGCCCTGAGCTTTACGACCGCTACAAGGTGGATCGTATCATGGTCTCCCCGCCAGCCCGCATCCAGAGCGATATGCACATGGACCACATCATGCACCTCTTTGACGAGACCAAAGCGTGGAACCTCCCCGTCGTAACACCCGAGGGGCAGTACCTCGGCTATGTCTCTAAGTCTAAGATATTCAACACCTACCGAGAGGTGCTCAATGTCCTCTCACCTGACGAATAA
- a CDS encoding elongation factor G: MQLYQTSDIRNIAVIGGSGSGKTTLAEAMLYESGVIKRRGTIQAQNTVCDYFPVEKEYGYTVFSTLFSVEFANRKLNFIDCAGSDDFVGGTVAALHVTDSALAVVNAKEGVEVGLVNQMRIIEQLHKPVLFTINQLDSDKADYDSTVAGLKARYGGKVVVIQYPVQEGPDFHQVVDVLNMKMYQWKPEGGAPEELEIPADQQARAEELRQALIESAAEHEEHLMETFFEKGSLDEEEIVQGMRKGIVLGDMYPVFCVSALKDMGVRRTMTFLGDVAPRVTESALPVTTEGIEVAPDATAPVSLYFFKSTVEPHIGEVSYFKVMSGTLKEGMDLTNAKNGSKERLGQINVVAGAQKEKVSQLVAGDFGAAVKLKDVRRGATLNDKGVDYQFPNIEYPAPKYRRAIVATNSADTEKLSEALTRMQEEDPTWIAQQSKELRQLIVYGQGEFHLRTLKWRLENNDKIPVTFEEPRIPYRETITKAARADYRHKKQSGGAGQFGEVHLIVEPYEEGKELPSVFRFNNQEFKITPRDTQTVELAWGGKLIFVNSVVGGAIDNRFMPAILKGIMERMERGPLTGSYARDVRVIVYDGKMHPVDSNEISFMLAGRNAFSEAFRNAGPKILEPIYSVDVTVPADYLGDVMSDLQGRRALIMGMSSDGNYEQLSAKVPLKELSDYSTSLSSLTGGRASFVMKFDAYELVPTDVQEALLKAYTEESEEE; the protein is encoded by the coding sequence ATGCAATTGTATCAGACATCAGACATTCGAAACATCGCCGTCATCGGCGGCTCGGGTAGCGGCAAGACAACTCTTGCCGAGGCTATGCTCTATGAGAGTGGCGTCATCAAGCGCCGCGGGACTATCCAGGCACAAAACACTGTGTGCGACTACTTCCCCGTAGAGAAGGAGTATGGCTATACCGTTTTCTCCACCCTATTTAGTGTCGAGTTTGCTAATCGCAAGCTCAACTTCATCGACTGCGCAGGCTCCGATGACTTCGTCGGTGGCACTGTCGCTGCACTCCACGTGACTGACTCGGCTCTCGCTGTGGTCAATGCCAAGGAGGGCGTCGAGGTTGGTCTGGTCAATCAGATGCGTATCATAGAGCAACTGCATAAGCCTGTGCTCTTTACGATCAACCAGCTGGATAGCGACAAGGCAGACTACGACAGCACAGTCGCTGGGCTCAAAGCTCGCTATGGCGGCAAGGTGGTCGTCATTCAGTACCCCGTACAGGAGGGTCCAGACTTCCACCAGGTGGTCGATGTGCTCAATATGAAGATGTACCAATGGAAGCCTGAGGGCGGCGCTCCCGAAGAACTCGAGATCCCAGCTGATCAGCAAGCACGTGCTGAGGAGCTGCGCCAAGCGCTCATCGAGTCGGCTGCTGAGCACGAGGAGCATCTGATGGAGACCTTCTTTGAGAAAGGGTCGCTCGACGAGGAGGAGATCGTACAGGGCATGCGCAAGGGTATCGTCCTCGGAGATATGTACCCCGTCTTCTGCGTCAGTGCGCTCAAGGATATGGGCGTACGTCGTACGATGACCTTCCTGGGCGATGTAGCACCTCGCGTCACCGAGTCTGCGCTACCCGTCACGACGGAGGGCATAGAGGTAGCACCTGATGCTACCGCTCCCGTGAGTCTCTACTTCTTCAAGAGCACCGTAGAGCCTCATATCGGTGAGGTCTCTTACTTCAAGGTTATGAGCGGTACACTCAAGGAGGGTATGGACTTGACCAATGCTAAGAATGGCTCTAAGGAGCGCCTCGGTCAGATCAACGTGGTGGCTGGTGCGCAAAAGGAGAAAGTGAGCCAGCTCGTCGCTGGAGACTTTGGTGCAGCCGTAAAGCTCAAGGATGTACGTCGTGGAGCTACGCTCAATGATAAGGGTGTGGACTACCAGTTCCCCAACATCGAGTACCCCGCCCCCAAGTATCGTCGTGCTATCGTAGCAACTAATAGTGCCGATACGGAGAAGCTCAGCGAGGCTCTCACACGTATGCAGGAGGAGGATCCCACATGGATCGCTCAGCAGAGCAAGGAGCTACGTCAGCTCATCGTGTATGGTCAGGGAGAGTTTCACCTACGTACGCTCAAGTGGCGACTGGAGAACAATGACAAGATCCCCGTCACCTTTGAGGAGCCACGCATCCCCTACCGTGAGACTATCACGAAAGCAGCACGCGCTGACTATCGTCACAAGAAGCAGTCGGGCGGTGCTGGGCAGTTTGGCGAGGTGCATCTGATTGTCGAGCCTTACGAGGAGGGCAAGGAGCTACCAAGCGTCTTCCGCTTTAACAATCAGGAGTTCAAGATCACGCCTCGTGACACCCAGACCGTCGAGCTAGCCTGGGGTGGCAAGCTCATCTTCGTCAATAGTGTCGTAGGTGGAGCCATCGACAACCGCTTCATGCCAGCCATCCTCAAGGGTATCATGGAGCGCATGGAGCGTGGCCCGCTGACAGGCTCCTATGCTCGTGACGTGCGTGTGATCGTCTACGATGGTAAGATGCACCCCGTAGATAGCAATGAGATCTCGTTCATGCTGGCTGGGCGCAACGCCTTTAGCGAGGCCTTCCGCAATGCTGGTCCTAAGATCCTCGAGCCTATCTACAGCGTCGATGTGACCGTACCCGCAGACTACCTAGGCGATGTAATGAGCGACCTGCAGGGACGCCGTGCACTCATCATGGGTATGAGCAGCGATGGCAACTACGAGCAGCTCTCTGCCAAGGTGCCTCTCAAGGAGCTGAGCGACTACTCTACTTCGCTCAGTTCGCTGACGGGTGGACGCGCCTCGTTTGTCATGAAGTTTGACGCCTACGAGCTAGTCCCGACAGATGTCCAGGAGGCACTCCTGAAGGCCTACACAGAGGAGAGCGAGGAGGAGTAA
- a CDS encoding DEAD/DEAH box helicase, translating into MTFDTLDLSPELLRATADLGFSEPMPVQQEVIPYLSTHRGDLIALSKTGSGKTAAYGLPLLERIIQARGSAPCGLILTPTRELAIQVQSDLVALAKYTSVRQILALYGGASIEEQIRQLAKGYHIIVATPGRLCDLLRRKAVKLRKVSVVVLDEADVMLDMGFQRDLQEILQAVPQQVEHWLFSATMSREVREIADNYISDAHEVQIGALNKANADIKHLYVAVPARHKYAALKRVVDYYPNIYGIIFCRTRAETKEIAEWLIRDGYNADALHGDLSQAQRDMVMNRFRIRNLQLLVATDVAARGLDVDDVTHVLHYGLPADPDSYTHRSGRTARAGKTGLSIAICHLRDSKQIRIIEQHAGIRIESMPLPSGQEICKKQLFALATKIEYADSNEHGTQYDELLNAIVQKLAWLPPEEIIRRVLTLEADRIMRYYANTPDLSAQELATEEPKYRTKDSHEEHRKAPKKRSRTDLPPMTSLRINLGKRDKLYPNRLLELINRTLPYKITIGKIDLSPSYSYFEVASEWAETVAAALSEEEYNGRPIRVTIQKDR; encoded by the coding sequence ATGACCTTTGACACATTAGACCTTTCGCCCGAACTCCTTCGTGCCACCGCCGACCTAGGCTTCTCCGAGCCTATGCCCGTACAGCAAGAGGTCATTCCATACCTATCCACTCATCGAGGGGATCTGATCGCGCTCTCCAAGACCGGCTCGGGCAAGACCGCCGCCTACGGACTGCCCCTCTTAGAGCGCATCATACAGGCAAGAGGCTCCGCACCCTGTGGACTCATCCTTACGCCAACACGAGAGCTCGCAATACAGGTGCAGAGCGACTTAGTCGCCTTGGCAAAGTATACCTCCGTTCGCCAAATCCTAGCCCTCTACGGCGGTGCCTCCATCGAGGAGCAGATCCGTCAGCTCGCCAAGGGATACCATATTATAGTAGCCACTCCCGGCAGACTCTGCGACCTGCTTAGGCGCAAAGCTGTCAAGCTGCGCAAGGTCTCGGTCGTCGTCCTCGACGAAGCCGATGTGATGCTCGACATGGGCTTCCAGCGAGATCTGCAGGAGATCCTGCAGGCGGTGCCACAGCAGGTGGAGCATTGGCTCTTTTCCGCCACCATGAGCCGAGAGGTGCGGGAGATAGCCGACAACTATATCAGCGATGCCCACGAGGTGCAGATAGGTGCGCTCAATAAAGCGAATGCGGACATCAAGCATCTCTACGTAGCGGTCCCAGCACGGCACAAGTACGCCGCTCTGAAGCGTGTCGTCGACTACTACCCCAATATCTACGGGATCATCTTCTGCCGCACCCGTGCCGAGACCAAGGAGATCGCCGAGTGGCTCATACGAGATGGGTACAATGCCGATGCGCTCCATGGCGACCTTAGCCAAGCGCAGCGAGATATGGTGATGAACCGCTTCCGCATACGCAACCTGCAGCTACTCGTTGCGACCGACGTGGCAGCACGTGGACTCGATGTAGATGATGTCACTCATGTGCTTCACTACGGCCTGCCCGCCGATCCCGACAGCTACACACACCGCAGCGGACGCACCGCTCGTGCTGGCAAGACGGGTCTCTCGATAGCCATCTGCCATCTACGCGACAGCAAGCAGATACGCATCATCGAGCAGCACGCTGGCATTCGGATTGAGTCGATGCCCCTCCCCTCTGGTCAGGAGATTTGTAAGAAGCAACTCTTCGCGCTAGCTACCAAGATCGAGTATGCCGACAGCAACGAGCATGGCACTCAGTACGATGAGTTACTCAATGCGATCGTGCAGAAGCTCGCCTGGCTCCCTCCCGAGGAGATCATACGTCGTGTCCTCACACTGGAGGCGGACCGTATCATGCGATACTACGCCAATACGCCCGACCTCTCGGCCCAAGAGCTAGCCACCGAAGAGCCTAAGTATAGGACAAAAGATTCCCACGAGGAGCATCGCAAAGCACCCAAAAAGCGTAGCCGCACCGACCTGCCGCCTATGACCTCGCTACGGATCAACCTCGGCAAGCGCGACAAGCTCTATCCGAACCGTCTCTTAGAGTTGATCAACCGCACGCTCCCCTATAAAATCACCATCGGCAAGATAGATCTCAGTCCCAGCTACAGCTACTTTGAGGTAGCCAGCGAATGGGCCGAAACAGTTGCTGCAGCCCTGAGCGAAGAGGAGTACAACGGCCGCCCCATCCGTGTCACCATTCAGAAGGATCGGTAA
- a CDS encoding 3-phosphoshikimate 1-carboxyvinyltransferase — translation MTPQLSITLPPSKSLYNRLFVMARLAHRPIPSLWHQLDLCEDLAVMLHASGSSEERISVRASGTAMRLLTALFALTTEREVLLVSPVRRMTERPLAQLIALLSQLGADIVQPSSQEPVEGLYPLVRVRPMSLQQEGLPTLILPSGLESSQTVTALLLIAPYLPHGLALRWQDDQLPSASYIQLTCSLMQTCGIELAVDCHGIYVAPGAYCEATLTRLLSHPIGDWSSAQYPLQWALMAPRPCQLLLTNVPAQSLQPDARALELLQISPEWLSAGDNTLCFDSELLQKHLRELTFGSLSLSNNPDFAPTLIALLLYYQKKAQLRGLDLLRLKESDRIALILRNGEQLGYQLTYETESGFCLAGSAPSSVHTPVPIATDVDHRMVMAWAPFAWYHQLQIETPQAVDKSYPTFWRDLRKLCEVIETPLYI, via the coding sequence GTGACCCCACAGCTATCCATCACCCTACCTCCCTCAAAGAGTCTCTACAATCGGCTCTTCGTGATGGCACGGCTGGCGCATCGGCCCATCCCGTCGCTGTGGCATCAGCTAGACCTCTGCGAAGACTTGGCGGTGATGCTACATGCCTCGGGGAGTAGCGAGGAGCGCATATCCGTAAGGGCTTCGGGAACGGCTATGCGCCTCCTGACCGCACTCTTTGCTTTGACCACAGAGCGAGAGGTTCTGCTCGTTTCGCCAGTTCGTCGTATGACCGAGCGACCACTAGCACAGCTCATCGCACTACTCTCTCAGCTCGGAGCCGACATAGTCCAACCATCGTCCCAAGAGCCTGTCGAAGGGCTTTACCCACTGGTTCGCGTTCGTCCGATGAGCCTGCAGCAGGAAGGTCTCCCCACGCTAATCCTGCCGAGCGGACTAGAGAGCAGCCAGACGGTCACAGCCCTACTCCTCATTGCTCCCTATCTGCCCCACGGACTAGCCCTTCGCTGGCAAGATGACCAACTCCCCAGCGCCTCTTACATCCAGTTGACCTGCTCCCTGATGCAGACATGCGGCATCGAGCTCGCGGTTGATTGCCACGGGATCTATGTTGCCCCAGGAGCCTACTGCGAGGCAACGCTCACACGCCTACTCTCGCACCCCATCGGTGACTGGTCCTCAGCGCAGTATCCCCTCCAGTGGGCACTTATGGCGCCACGACCCTGCCAGCTCTTGCTGACCAATGTACCAGCGCAGAGCTTGCAACCTGATGCTCGTGCCTTAGAACTGCTACAGATCTCCCCCGAATGGCTAAGCGCAGGTGACAACACCCTCTGCTTTGACAGCGAGCTACTGCAGAAGCATTTGCGTGAGCTCACGTTTGGGAGCCTCTCCCTGTCAAACAATCCTGACTTCGCACCTACACTCATTGCACTACTCCTCTACTATCAGAAGAAAGCGCAGCTCCGTGGACTAGACCTCCTACGCCTCAAAGAGAGCGACCGCATCGCCCTCATTCTGCGCAATGGCGAGCAGCTTGGTTATCAGCTCACCTACGAAACGGAGAGCGGCTTCTGCTTAGCCGGCAGCGCACCAAGCTCCGTTCACACCCCAGTACCCATTGCTACAGATGTCGACCACCGTATGGTGATGGCATGGGCTCCTTTCGCCTGGTATCACCAGCTACAGATAGAGACTCCGCAAGCAGTTGACAAGAGCTACCCCACCTTCTGGCGAGACCTTCGCAAGCTCTGCGAGGTCATCGAGACACCTTTATATATATGA